The genomic stretch ATTATGAAAGAAATAAATAACGAAACAAAAAACTTACTCTACTTTGAAAAAGATTTAAAAGACCTTTATCAAAAGATTACTGAACTACAAAAACTTTCAGAAAAAGAAGATTTAAATCTGGAAGAAGAAATACGCATGGTAAAAAAACGTATAGACACCATGCGTCAGGAAATTTTCAATAAATTGGAGCCGCAGCAAATTGTTCAAGTGGCACGTCATATAATGAGACCTTCCACCCTAGATTACATAAATTTTATTTTTGAAGATTTTATAGAACTTCACGGCGACAGAAATTTCGGGGACGACAAAGCCATTGTCTGCGGAATAGCCAAGCTAAACGGACAATCAATTGTAATTATAGGACATCAAAAAGGCCATACAACAAAAGAACTTATAAACAGGAATTTCGGAATGGCTCATCCGGAAGGATATCGTAAAGCTTTGAGAATTATGAGAATGGCCGTACGCGCAAACAAGCCCATCATAAGTTTTATAGATACCCCAGGCGCTTATCCGGGAATCGGAGCGGAAGAAAGAGGTCAATCAGAAGCTATCGCAAAAAATTTAAGAGAAATGTCTATTTTTACTGTTCCTTTTATAAGTATAATCACCGGCGAAGGCGGAAGTGGCGGAGCTTTGGGTATATCTATGGGGAACAGAGTTTTAATGATGGAATATTCAATATATGCTGTAATATCACCGGAAGGATGCGCGTCAATTCTTTTTAGAGATTCGAGCAGGGCAAATGAAGCGGCAAAAGTTTCAAAAATAACAGCAAAAGATCTGCTTGGATTTGGTATAATAGATGAAATAATCAAAGAACCGATTGGCGGCGCCCATAATGACTATGAGGCAACTGCTAAAAACATTAAAACAGCTATACTAAAAAACCTTAATGAACTTTCAAAATTTTCTCCCAGAGAATTGGTTGCGGACCGTTATAATAAATACAGAAAAATGGGAATTTTTACAGAATAAGTTTTTGATTTATGTTTATTAAAATTGCCGAAGTGGCGGAACTGGCAGACGCGCACGACTCAAAATCGTGAGCTCCTTGCGGGCGTGAGGGTTCGACTCCCTCCTTCGGCATTTCATTTGTGCCAAAAATTGCCGAGATGGCGGAACTGGCAGACGCGCTACATTCAGGATGTAGTAGGAGCAATCCTGTCGGAGTTCAAATCTCCGTCTCGGCACTATTTAAAAATCTTAGTAGGAGGTAAAAAATGGATATTGTAGAACTGGAAAGACAAACACTGCAGGAATTATACGGGGTGGCAAAACAACTAAATATTCAAGGTTTCAGGGTATTAAAAAAACATGATTTAATTTTTAAAATATTGGAAACGCAAACCCAAAAAAACGGCAATCAATTTATCCCAAAAGGAATTCTAGAAATACTGCCTGAAGGATACGGGTTTTTAAGAACCGGAGGGTATCTTCCTTCAAGAGAAGATATCTACGTATCACAAACACAAATCAGAAGATTTGATATGCAAAATGGAGATCTTGTGTCAGGACAAGTCAGACCCCCAAAGGATGGAGAAAAATATTATTCATTGCTTAAAATTGAAGCTATAAACGGGATGAATCCGGATGAAGCCAGGGAAAGGACCCCATTTGAAAATTTAACTCCGATTTTTCCTTTAGAGCGCTTTACACTAGAACATGCCAAATGTTCTATGGCGTCAAGACTGATAGATCTTTTATCTCCTGTAGGAAAAGGACAAAGAGCGATGATTGTATCTCCACCAAAAGCAGGGAAAACCACCATTCTCAAAAATATTGCAAATAGTATTGCTGTTAATTTCCCTGAAACGGTCATTAAAGTTCTACTAATTGATGAACGACCGGAAGAAGTAACTGACATGGAAAGAAGTGTAAAAGGAGAAGTAATAGGATCTACATTTGATGAACCTCCGGAAGAACACATCAAAATTGCCGAACTGGTTTTAGAATCAGCAAAAAGACAAGTTGAATGTAAAAAAGACGTTATCATATTACTTGATTCAATTACCCGATTGGCACGTGCCTACAATTTGGTCACACCCCCTTCAGGAAGAACGCTTTCTGGAGGTTTAGACCCAACATGTTTGCACCGGCCAAAAAGATTTTTTGGCGCAGCACGCAACATTGAAGAAGGAGGAAGTTTAACTATCGTAGCAACCGCTCTTGTGGAAACAGGAAGCCGTATGGATGATGTTATATATGAAGAATTTAAAGGAACAGGAAATATGGAACTCCATTTGGCAAGAAAACTCGCAGATAGAAGGATTTACCCGGCAATAGACATAAAAATGTCAGGAACAAGAAGAGAAGAACTTCTATTATCAGAAAAAGAGATACAAAAAATGTGGTTGCTTAGAAAAATTATGGGGGATTATGATGAAATAGAAGCCACAGGACAACTTATAGACAGATTAAAAGAATTTAAAACAAATAAAGCATTTCTTGAATCTGCAGATGTAAAATGAAATGCCCAAAATTATAAAGGAATTATGCCCTCAAAACCATGTATGCCCATGCATTAACATCTGTCCTGTTAACGCAATAAAACAAAAAGGTTTTGAGCTTCCAGAAATAAACAAAGAAATATGTATTAATTGCAATAAATGTATAATCTTTTGTCCTAGAAACGCTATACAAAAAGATTCATAGGGAGATATAAAAATGCAAAAAAAACTTAAAATAATATTACTAATAATGCTTCTCATGATAGGATTCTTTGTCATAAAAAGCATTTCACCCCGATTATTCACCTCGATTAGAAAATCGGGTCTCATAGTAGAAAGAATTTCAAGCCCCGATTATCAATCGAGGTTAGTTTCTGATTCTATCGTGAACAATCGGGGTTCATACACCCCTCAAGTAAAAGAAAATATAGCACAGCAATTGTCTGTCGCGCTCAAAAAAAACCTTCCTGTAATTGCAAAATTGGGCGCTGATTGGTGCCCCCCATGTCGTGAAATGAAACCCATTTTACAAGAACTGAAAATAGAACTTAATGGAAAGGCTATTGTTTTAGATTTAGATATTGACCAAAACAAAGATTTGGCAAAAAAGCATAAAATCAACGCAATCCCAACAACTTTATTTTATAATTCCAAAGGGGAATTCAAGAAAAAAATTATCGGATTTATTGATAAAAAACAGATCTTACGGGAACTGGATAACTTACAATCAAAAGATCCTTTATTGAACAACTGACAAGTTACCACCAACACAACTACTTATTTCTTGTAAAAAATCCCATCTTTTGATATAATTATTTATACAACAAATGAAAAAAGATATTCATCCTAAATATTATAAGACAATCGCAAAGTGCGCTTGCGGCGCAGAATATGAAATCGGTTCAACAAAAGAAAAAGTTCATGTTGATATATGTTCCGCCTGTCACCCATTGTTTACAGGCAAACAAAAAATATTAGATACAGAAGGAAGAGTCCAAAAATTTAAAAAGAAATATGCAGGAGTGGAAACAGAAGAGCGTAAACCGCAAAAAAAACGTATTATAAAATCTAAAAGCAAAAAAGCTGTTATCAAAAAAACATCCTCAAAAGTTAAAAAGTAGCTTATTTAAAAATTCTCTATGCTGTTAGACAAATTATCTTCCATAGAATCCAGATATGAGGAACTTTTAAACCTTCTTTC from candidate division WOR-1 bacterium RIFOXYB2_FULL_36_35 encodes the following:
- a CDS encoding transcription termination factor Rho, with product MDIVELERQTLQELYGVAKQLNIQGFRVLKKHDLIFKILETQTQKNGNQFIPKGILEILPEGYGFLRTGGYLPSREDIYVSQTQIRRFDMQNGDLVSGQVRPPKDGEKYYSLLKIEAINGMNPDEARERTPFENLTPIFPLERFTLEHAKCSMASRLIDLLSPVGKGQRAMIVSPPKAGKTTILKNIANSIAVNFPETVIKVLLIDERPEEVTDMERSVKGEVIGSTFDEPPEEHIKIAELVLESAKRQVECKKDVIILLDSITRLARAYNLVTPPSGRTLSGGLDPTCLHRPKRFFGAARNIEEGGSLTIVATALVETGSRMDDVIYEEFKGTGNMELHLARKLADRRIYPAIDIKMSGTRREELLLSEKEIQKMWLLRKIMGDYDEIEATGQLIDRLKEFKTNKAFLESADVK
- a CDS encoding 50S ribosomal protein L31; its protein translation is MKKDIHPKYYKTIAKCACGAEYEIGSTKEKVHVDICSACHPLFTGKQKILDTEGRVQKFKKKYAGVETEERKPQKKRIIKSKSKKAVIKKTSSKVKK
- a CDS encoding acetyl-CoA carboxylase carboxyltransferase subunit alpha encodes the protein MKEINNETKNLLYFEKDLKDLYQKITELQKLSEKEDLNLEEEIRMVKKRIDTMRQEIFNKLEPQQIVQVARHIMRPSTLDYINFIFEDFIELHGDRNFGDDKAIVCGIAKLNGQSIVIIGHQKGHTTKELINRNFGMAHPEGYRKALRIMRMAVRANKPIISFIDTPGAYPGIGAEERGQSEAIAKNLREMSIFTVPFISIITGEGGSGGALGISMGNRVLMMEYSIYAVISPEGCASILFRDSSRANEAAKVSKITAKDLLGFGIIDEIIKEPIGGAHNDYEATAKNIKTAILKNLNELSKFSPRELVADRYNKYRKMGIFTE